The sequence AACCAGCTGGGTGGATTGGACCTTACTTAAACCAGAGCCCTCTCCCTTCCCATACCCCTCTCCTCCCTATAGTTCCCATTCACATCATTAACACCCCTCTGACATTTATAACAGTATATCATTGTAACGCCAGGCTATATGCTAACTGTCCTCGTTGAGGGTCAGACTGATAGATCTAATAGCTTTGATGCAGTTTACAAGGGCCCCAGTCAGTCTGTGTGCCGGTAAGCTTGAAGCCTTGCCAGCGGGTAGGAGCTCGGAAATACTGCAGTAAGAGCCGGCTGAATTCATTTAgggcggcacacacacacactcttgatcccatacgcacacacacacgcacacaaacagttgtgttgtgtccTGTCATCTCTGCACCCTGTCTGGCACAAATTACTGGTTATCTGgggactatgtgtgtgtgtgttaagaagAGCTTGCCAAACACATGAGTGTCGCAGGTTAATAGCATTACATAGTAAGCTGAGCTCTCTCTAGAAACTTCTTCAGGTCATGGCATACTGCAAGTTAGTCTGAGGTTGCATTTAACCTGTATAACAATAGTTGCAATAGTAACATACCAAATATCAAATACATTTGAAATTACATCAGAATTACAGAAATATGTTGCTCTGACTCATAGAAATGTtgccccaaaaatatattttagaatattgGAGGCTGTGTGTACATCTTCTGTGTGTCCATTAATTGTGTTAAATTGTGTAACACAATTGTATCAATCGGTGTATAAGTGCTTTCAAAACAACATCAATTCATTTCTTCTATGGAGCCGATTGGCATTTGCTCCATAAATAAGCTGCAATATTTAATGGAGATTATAGCGCCAtttgagagagagaagcatattgtAGGTCTCTAATGAGAAGCAGTAGACTGACATCGACAAATCACCCTGCTGCAGTCCACTGAGCTAATGTGGTACAGAATCAAATACATCACTGCTCTGTGAAGcactgtgtgtgtcctgtcaTGTGCGCATGTCTTAGCATGTACACCCGTCTCTCCTAACGTTTTTCTCTCCATGCCATTAGTCACTCACCTTATCCTCTCCATTGCTTCAGTCTGTCATCTCGCTCTTTTCTTCCTCCTTCCCTTGGCCAGCCCTCTCACTCGCTACCCCCTGTTTTTTTCTGAGCAgcggagtggagagagagtgatTGTCAAGTCAAATCTGGGGGGTGTTAGTCGTCAATATTATTGCGTTCTTTCTATTTCTACTCGCTCAGTTTTTGTGCTGGCTCTCTTTTGGGGTCTTTTTCAATTTCTTTCAATATCTTCCTCACTTGCACACTTGCTTTCTATTTTCTCCCTTGCTTTTCTTCCTTCTCTGGTGAAGGTGGacctctcttccctctcacactctctctctctatctctctctagtgCTGTGTTGGCACTGGCCAGTGGTGGGCAggctctctcgttctgtctcaaTACCCTCTTCTTGATTATGGCGGCATCCTGGCATGCCAGAGCAGGGTGCCCTCGATAGCGCCAGtcggtctccctctcctctgcagGCTCTTGATGCAGCACTGTGCTCAAGGAAAGAGCAGtctgaaagggagagagaggaggaggagcaagtgagggagggggagaggaatgGAGGATTGCAGCACAGTGCCGGCCCTCTGCTGCTGAtgaggcaggggggggggggggctgtggtgacttctcctctctctttttcataCACaaacagcgcattcggaaagtattcagaccccttgacttttaccacattttgttacattacagccttattctaaaatggattgaattcccccccccccaatcaatctacatacaataccccataatgacaaagaaaaatctggtttttagaaatgtttgcaaatgtaaaatatcacgcttacataagtattcagaccttttactcagtactttgttgaagcacctttagcagaaATTACAGcctcgtcttcttgggtatgacgctacaagcttggcacacctgtatttggggagtttctcccattcttctctgtagatcctttcaagctctgtcaggttggatagggagtgtcgctgcacagctattttcatgtctctccagagactcttcgatcgggttcaagtccgggctctggctgggccactcaaggacattcccgacttgtcccgaagccactcttgcattgtcttggctgtgtgcttagggtcgttgtcctattttagaataaggctgtaacttaactgtggaaaaagtgaaaggggccgaatgctttccgaatgccctgtatctAACATCACATCTGGCACCTGCAACGACTGGCTGCCTCCACCGCCCTCAGCAGCGAATTAGCACTGTTTTTGAATTAAGGGTACAGTTTTTGTCCCACCATCCTCCTGGTCTTCCTCCATTTCGGGTGCCTGCAGGAAGCACCCTGGCAAGTCTGCAAGCTTGTTTTTGCGAATCTGCTGAGCCATGAATAGGTGTTCTGTGACTAGTGTCTCTGTTTTACAGCCAATGTTGCTGCAGCGATATGAATAAAATCCTACTTTTTAGTGGGTGTGTGTGCTGTGATTTGATTACTTAATTTTGAGTGGGGTGATTTGGGGGTGCCACTGGAGATTTAGATTCTAATTATGTTTTTAAATCAGCACTTCATGAAGTCCCTTCTGTGCCCACATGCCTATACCCGGTTTGGTTCTGGAggacctctgtctgtctgtctgtctctgtctgtctgtctctgaaaGGAGTCATTCTTTAATAGTTTGGCAGATTGTGTCTAGCCAATGAAACAGTCCTCTGTAGTAGGTTTGGGGCTTCTCTCGTGGAAATACACACACTAAGCATAACATCATGCTTATTGTTCTAGGCATTCCGTACTTAGCACCACAGAACTGCTCTGTTCTGCAACTAGCCGTAAGCAAGCAGTGAATATTTCATTCTGCACTTCTGCCAAAGCAGGCTGCCCTGCTACTGCTGGCAATATCATTCAGCGACAAGCCAGCATGAATTGCTGGCAGCAATCACCATTCACAATTCTCCAGAAAAAATGTCAGCAAATGAAACCCAGTAAGAAATACCCTCCATAGTGCAGTGCATGGTGCGAGCATGGCAACACCAGACCAATCAAAAGTGTGAAACTGCATAGCTACTCCAATCTGCTGTGTTAGTTCCGGGTGTTCAACCAATAAGCTGTGAGAGTCTGAGATATCAACTAATGTGGGCTATTCATCTCAGATCATTAGATGGGATCACTGAAAATGACTATCTGATTTCTATAATTCTGTCATGTTGAAAGCTTTGTTAATAAGTTGAAGCATCAAGAGAATTGCATACACGAACCACAAGTGTTTGTACGAgggaaaatatattttcacaAAAGGTTTCCCACCTTGCAACCTACTTGAGTGTGAAAACCAACGGTAGTCACAGCACATGCAATTGTTTTAGAATGATAAGGACAGAAAAGTAAGATGTATAGTCATACTAAAAGTCAAACTCTTACAATAGCTTGTCATGATAGTAGAACGAATAGACCTGTGTTGAGATGAACATGGCATGGATTCTGTTTGTTGCAAATTGAACCGACTGTGTTGAGATGAACATGGCATGGATTCTGTTTGTTGCAAATTGAACCGACTGTGTTGAGATGAACATGGCATGGATTCTGTTTGTTGCAAATTGAACCGACTGTGTTGAGATGAACATGGCATCTGTTTGTGTTGGAGATGAAGGTTCACCCCCGACAGGACTGATATGACAGACTGAGTTGGTGGTTTGAAATCTACATCAGACCTGGAACTGCAGATGTGTAAAGAGTTAGAATGAAACAGGACTGAAAATATTCTCAAGTTTAGCTACTTCTCGTGCTGCCTCCTCTCTACTTCTCTTGTGTTTCTTTCATGTCTGCGGCAGTATCAACACAGGGAGTTCTACAATCATTTGTCAATAGAAACATTTCCCTTTTAGTACTCAGCTGGAGAATGTGTCTGGAAGAAGCTGTGAATTTGAGTAGTGGGGTGGTGGTGAGAGGGAATGGATTTATGATGGCTGTATCTTCCAGGCAACGCTCTTTATAGGGAGGGATAAAGCAGGTGCCGTGGCTGGCATCTGAGCGGCAGGGGCGGGTGGAGTGGGGGACAGTAACTTGTGTAGGCAGATgatgctctctcctcaatcacCACCCAGCAGAATGAATTATAGCCTGGCGTTAACCATTGAGCCTGTAGTCTGCCTTACTGTATGAGGCTAATGTAGTACACAATTTCACACCAGTATTTACCATAATTGGATTTATTGCATAAATACGTGATTGATGAACAACGAGTATTTAACATCTCATTTGTTGACAAGTATGGGTAGATGAGATGGGTGTGGTGGTTGCTTTCCCTCTCCCATCTTGTTTCTGTGGTTTCTCTTCAGATGAGACATTGAGGCATTTTTTGTGGGTCTGACatttccctctttctgtctctctctttactgtTAGTGTACTGCTGCACAGCTCTGAAGTACACTGGGAGCGACTGCAACACTGCAGTAAGGCACTCACTAACAGTGTTGGGCCAGCCCCACTGAGAGACTAACTCCCTGCTCACTCTTTCTCACATTCATTCTATCCCTTTCTATCTATTGTTCCTCAGTTTAATTATATAAATCACACTTTCGTTTCATTTATTTTTTGTACTTCCTCTTTCACCGTGAATGTTTCAGCCTGGGTAGATTGTTTTCAGTGACTTGACttatgtgctgagaatgttcacttgccacacacacacacacacacacacacacacacacacacacacacacacacacacacaattacattaCTTTAGCAGTGCATCCTTCTCTGAATAATCTCACCACTGGGTATGATGCTGATGTTTAGGCCTTTActtcctgtgtctttctctccAAAAAGTACACTGGAGAAAAGCAATTATTGTAGCATGAAATAAATATCACTGCTACAGATTGGTCAGGCTGAATTAAAATGGATCTGAACAGTGTCCACATCTTGAATCAAAACATTTGGGAAAGCTTTCTGAGTGTACATTTGGTTGCCTTCATACCAAAGAAAGCTGATTATTGTGGCCAATGTCAGTTATCCTGTTAAATAGGGAGAGGGTTAGCTTGGTTTTGACAATCAAACTATGGCTATAGGCCTAGTTGAAGATCTGTTTCGTGGAATGTTTCATCAGATGGAGGTATAGATAGAGGAAGCAAAACACTGATAAGCATCAGTTTAGTTTTTTGGTTAAAGTGGTTTCCTTTGTTGGGTGGTGGGGGAGGAGAGTGGGTTTCCTGTGTTGCTATCTGTCACTGCTTGGAGATGGGTAAAGGCGGGTCCGGGGGGATGGAGAAATATGTGCTCTCTGGTGGAGGGGGGCTGGCCTGGTCTGAGGGGGGACGCAGGTGAACACCCAACAGTGGTGGAGGAACAGTTTCTGGGATATCTGGTGGCGTATGAGAGGAAGAGCGATTGGGAGCATTGTCTGGCCCCAGATCAACATCCTGCAAGGAGGCAGGAGGCTGATGGTAATGGGTGGGTGCTGTGGCAGTGGTCTCTGAAGACGTCGGTGGCGGAGGAGATGAGGAGTTGTCTGGAAGTTGTACCTCCTCAGTCTGGGTATTTTCTTTGCTCAACGCAGCAGTCCCGTTGCACGGTTTAACAATCTGAAACAGTCTCTCTTCCGAATGTACTTCCTGCCGGAATCTCACCCATCCGGAATTCCTGGTCAGTATCCTGGTTCAGAGAGAACCTCTTGGAGAGTCGCTGAGACAAGAAGCCAGAGAAGGAGATCCCATTGGAGCCCCTCAGATGGACATCACCACTATCGTCATTATCCAGTTGAGACTGGACTCCACCGTACAGAAACGGAGAGGGGCCGGCCCAGGCTGTATTCTGCAGCTGCATCCTCTGTTGTCTTTGCTTCCTCACGAAGATGACCCCAAAACCCACCAGCATCATGAACAGTGTCCCACCAATCAGTACAGCCACCGCTGTGCCATGGTTCCCCGTCTTTTTTCTCTCGTCTTGGTTTGCAGTTTTTGTCGGAGGCTTTGGTTTCTTTTTTGCCGTGGTGGTGGCATTGGCAACTTCTTTTTTAGTGGGGACCATTGGCCCGGATTGGCCCTTGCTGCTGGTAACGTCAATACTAGAAGTAACAGAGGCTTCAGTGGTGGCAAGGGTCTTGGCAGGCTGGGTCGACGTCCATGGAGTGGAGACGTGGGTTGAAGATTTGGTCATGGCTgtagatggaggtagggtggtgGGTGAAGTGGCAGCACTAGGCAGCTCAGATGGGCCTGTTGGACCTCTTTCAGTGGGGTGTGAAGGGGTTGATCTCCTGCTTGTGACTGGGGCCTGGGAGGGGGTGCTGGGTAGTTGAGCCTCTCCACCTGTGTTCAAAGTATATTCCGCTCTAGTCGGTGTCACTCCAAATCCAACACCAGTTGGCGTGGGTCGTTTCCTCTCTGTGGTGTCGTTGGACTGCGACATTGGAGAATTGGACGGAGTAGGCCCCATTTGGATCTCTGTTGGTTGATTTGGTGTCGGTGAGGTTGTTTGAGTGGACAACTCAGAAGGTCTAGGTGATGCTGTTGGACTTACTTCGTCCTTGCCGGAGGGTGTAACTTGCCTTACCAGAGGTTGATTCCACATAGTGGGCGAAGTTTCCTGGGCTCCATCTGCTGTGATCTCCACCGTAGACTTGTTTTTATATCTGGTTGTTTGGCGGTCCTGAGGTGACTGGGAGTTCCTCTTTGTGCTCATACGCAAAGGCTGCATTGAAGGCCGATCGTGGCTGAGAATGTTTCTGGTCGACACCTGGTCTGAAGTCTGTGGTTCACTCTTCACTGTGAGCTTCAACTCAACTGAAGGTGCTACGGTGCTATGTTGTCCTTCATCCGGTGCGTTGTTGAGGGGCTCTTGAGACATTTCTAAGGGTGAAACTTTGTCTGAAGTTGCAGTAACCTCACTGCTTCTGAAGTTGGTAGAGTGGAGGTTAGGCTGAAGTGTCACTGTGCCATTCAGTCCCCGTGGCAGCATCCACAGAAAATACA comes from Salvelinus namaycush isolate Seneca chromosome 34, SaNama_1.0, whole genome shotgun sequence and encodes:
- the LOC120028362 gene encoding cell surface glycoprotein 1-like, which gives rise to MEGKRLVIVYFLWMLPRGLNGTVTLQPNLHSTNFRSSEVTATSDKVSPLEMSQEPLNNAPDEGQHSTVAPSVELKLTVKSEPQTSDQVSTRNILSHDRPSMQPLRMSTKRNSQSPQDRQTTRYKNKSTVEITADGAQETSPTMWNQPLVRQVTPSGKDEVSPTASPRPSELSTQTTSPTPNQPTEIQMGPTPSNSPMSQSNDTTERKRPTPTGVGFGVTPTRAEYTLNTGGEAQLPSTPSQAPVTSRRSTPSHPTERGPTGPSELPSAATSPTTLPPSTAMTKSSTHVSTPWTSTQPAKTLATTEASVTSSIDVTSSKGQSGPMVPTKKEVANATTTAKKKPKPPTKTANQDERKKTGNHGTAVAVLIGGTLFMMLVGFGVIFVRKQRQQRMQLQNTAWAGPSPFLYGGVQSQLDNDDSGDVHLRGSNGISFSGFLSQRLSKRFSLNQDTDQEFRMGEIPAGSTFGRETVSDC